From Bacillus sp. FSL K6-3431, the proteins below share one genomic window:
- a CDS encoding Gfo/Idh/MocA family protein: MTKVKVAVIGCGTISSSHIKSYVDNPLTEIKYLVDIKQERAIEKAETYGVPYTEADFRKVLQDEEIVAVSICTPNDTHAPIAIECLNAGKHVLCEKPAAMNMKEVNEMKAAADRNDRILNIGVVNRYNTAVNKIKQMIDDGELGKVYHVYCSFRSHRSIPGLGGPFTTKEKAGGGVLIDWGVHFLDLIFYSLNQPEVLTVSGAVHSELAKDMKDYTYTDMWAGPPDYDGTYDVEDFVTGLVRTTGPTISLNGAWAQNIGESAMFIEFIGDKAGVKLQYGGNFKVYSAKNGTLYETTPSYSTADMFYEEVNGFIQSLTKQKKGRSNIDNVIVTSEVMEAIYTSAERGKEVEL, from the coding sequence ATGACAAAAGTAAAAGTAGCAGTTATTGGTTGTGGAACAATTTCTAGTAGTCATATTAAATCTTACGTGGACAATCCTTTAACAGAAATTAAGTATCTTGTGGATATAAAGCAAGAACGTGCAATCGAGAAAGCGGAAACGTATGGTGTCCCTTATACAGAGGCAGATTTCAGAAAGGTACTGCAAGACGAGGAAATTGTGGCGGTATCCATTTGTACACCAAATGATACACATGCTCCAATCGCGATTGAGTGCTTGAATGCTGGGAAACATGTGCTCTGTGAGAAGCCGGCTGCGATGAATATGAAGGAAGTTAATGAAATGAAAGCGGCTGCAGATCGAAACGACAGGATTCTCAATATTGGCGTTGTCAACCGATATAATACAGCGGTCAATAAGATCAAACAAATGATTGATGATGGCGAGCTTGGCAAGGTTTATCATGTATATTGTTCTTTCCGTTCACACCGCTCGATCCCTGGACTTGGAGGACCGTTTACAACCAAGGAAAAAGCAGGTGGCGGGGTATTGATTGACTGGGGTGTCCACTTTCTTGATTTGATTTTTTACAGTTTAAATCAACCGGAAGTTTTGACAGTGTCTGGTGCCGTTCATAGTGAATTGGCAAAGGATATGAAAGATTATACATACACTGACATGTGGGCCGGTCCACCTGACTATGATGGAACCTATGATGTAGAGGACTTCGTTACGGGTCTGGTACGGACGACAGGACCAACGATTAGTCTAAACGGGGCGTGGGCACAAAATATTGGAGAATCGGCTATGTTTATAGAATTTATTGGAGATAAGGCTGGGGTTAAGCTTCAATATGGAGGTAACTTCAAAGTGTATTCTGCAAAAAATGGAACTCTATATGAAACAACGCCATCTTACTCGACAGCAGATATGTTCTATGAGGAAGTGAATGGATTTATTCAATCGTTGACGAAGCAGAAAAAAGGCAGATCGAATATCGACAATGTGATAGTCACTTCCGAAGTGATGGAAGCTATTTATACATCTGCTGAAAGAGGTAAAGAAGTCGAGTTATGA
- a CDS encoding DEAD/DEAH box helicase, giving the protein MLVEKALQSWHLLETLTPSELPKLTDTMEKKFLKDNKKIPKIGPLDTDKLPWENIEEIGVEEKYKNNIEFTVYSHIHRKYEMLQIFRSYYQIEDEIINKDMSRLFGCSYKVDKEGQYIKDSLFIPQVIYVLSQMEKGGSIDYKNLSEKYHFLIEKLSEEANRLFLNGVNDSSYAEFKLCLGEYLILLGGDRQPYVEVNIWKDKQEESMNFTSFYIKDIETILTEKSYNRSLEQFIKGTDKKIDIDENKAYLEDVLQPKNLPIARWPSPIKFRLSLMQQVAVNQIVNNDQPINSVNGPPGTGKTTLLKDAIANIVVNRAVQMTTFADPTKAFEAVGKINLNGFPYTSYHLDEKLQNHSIVVASSNNGAVENISKELPERDQIIREIDPEDTYKEYENSYKVEMESLNLFSKASSLLKNNGKEINENENWGLFSAALGRGPNIDNYAWSLFTSKANIGNVPFIKELEEYNQSLDSDAWENAVKEFNDLLTKINRKKDDLQKFHDDFYNCQNKFTEKADLEDIMESIKKSTEELQLKIESLQVDKNTVDKKLELLPKESILRRLIGKESPKKVELKGEKLHIIEEIERLAKEKDRLVSDAKERNNQLALIIGDLKLYEKSLDKYQQQNITLPNEQYWAKENYDQRQKNTPWLTDDLLFERGLLFIKALNIHKIFNAINHKPLKSMLSILVNRKSVDMNIKENLHLLDHMWQTIHLITPVTSTTFASLGSMFKGIGKDSIGYLFIDEAGQASPQQAVGAIWRANRVVAVGDPIQIEPVVTTDQTILSDIRKQFDVDEKFVGLSASVQVLADHANSYGMYKEKEWIGTPLWVHRRCMNLMFNIANKIAYNSKMVNAEDGAGKGDWFDIKGKTKKDQYVAEQGEYVAKKMVEYWGKSSAGKLPNVYIITPFSAVKNETMKIVKKSLIGAGFNKKTVEDWVKKSIGTVHTFQGKEANIVYFICGTDDQSDGAAQWSCSKPNLINVAVTRAKKEFYIVGDRKRFKEKDYYGTIDSELLKL; this is encoded by the coding sequence ATGTTAGTGGAAAAGGCTTTACAGTCCTGGCATTTGTTAGAGACTTTAACACCAAGTGAACTACCTAAATTGACAGATACAATGGAGAAGAAATTTTTAAAAGACAATAAAAAGATCCCTAAAATAGGTCCTTTAGATACTGATAAACTACCGTGGGAAAATATTGAAGAAATAGGTGTTGAAGAGAAATATAAGAATAATATTGAGTTTACAGTGTATTCACATATTCATCGAAAATATGAAATGTTACAGATCTTTAGATCCTATTATCAAATTGAGGACGAAATCATTAATAAGGATATGTCGCGTCTTTTTGGATGTTCGTACAAGGTTGATAAAGAGGGTCAGTATATAAAAGACTCTTTATTTATTCCGCAGGTAATCTATGTTTTATCTCAGATGGAAAAAGGCGGTTCTATCGATTATAAAAATCTAAGCGAAAAGTACCATTTTTTAATTGAAAAGTTAAGTGAGGAAGCAAACCGTCTGTTTTTAAATGGCGTAAACGATTCTAGTTATGCAGAATTTAAGCTATGTCTAGGTGAGTATTTAATTTTATTAGGCGGGGATCGTCAGCCATACGTTGAAGTAAACATATGGAAAGATAAACAAGAAGAAAGTATGAATTTCACTAGTTTTTACATAAAAGATATCGAAACAATTCTCACAGAAAAAAGTTATAATCGATCACTTGAGCAATTTATCAAAGGGACGGATAAGAAAATAGATATCGATGAAAACAAAGCGTATCTGGAGGATGTGTTACAACCTAAAAATCTTCCTATTGCTAGATGGCCATCACCTATTAAATTTCGATTATCGTTAATGCAACAAGTAGCTGTTAATCAAATTGTAAATAATGATCAACCAATTAATTCTGTAAATGGTCCTCCTGGTACAGGTAAAACAACTTTATTAAAAGATGCTATTGCTAATATTGTAGTAAATAGAGCTGTTCAAATGACGACATTTGCTGATCCAACTAAAGCGTTTGAAGCTGTAGGGAAAATCAACCTAAATGGATTTCCTTATACAAGCTATCATTTGGATGAGAAACTTCAAAATCACTCGATTGTTGTTGCATCTAGTAATAATGGAGCCGTAGAAAATATATCGAAAGAGTTACCAGAGAGAGATCAAATTATTAGGGAAATAGATCCCGAAGATACATATAAAGAGTATGAAAATAGCTATAAAGTAGAGATGGAATCTTTAAATTTATTTAGTAAAGCGTCATCATTGTTAAAGAATAATGGTAAGGAGATAAATGAAAACGAAAACTGGGGGCTTTTCTCCGCTGCACTTGGCAGAGGCCCAAACATTGATAACTATGCTTGGTCCCTTTTTACATCGAAAGCAAATATCGGTAATGTTCCTTTCATTAAAGAACTTGAAGAATATAATCAATCATTAGATTCTGATGCTTGGGAGAATGCGGTAAAAGAATTTAATGATTTACTTACAAAAATTAATAGAAAGAAAGATGATTTACAGAAATTCCATGATGACTTTTATAATTGTCAAAACAAGTTTACTGAAAAAGCGGACTTGGAAGATATAATGGAATCAATCAAAAAATCAACCGAAGAATTACAGCTTAAGATAGAATCATTACAGGTAGATAAAAACACTGTAGATAAAAAGTTAGAGTTACTTCCTAAGGAATCTATTTTAAGAAGATTGATTGGTAAGGAAAGCCCTAAAAAGGTAGAACTCAAAGGGGAAAAACTCCATATTATTGAAGAAATAGAAAGATTAGCGAAAGAGAAAGATAGACTGGTTAGTGATGCTAAGGAAAGAAATAATCAACTAGCATTGATTATTGGTGATTTAAAATTATATGAGAAAAGCCTTGATAAGTATCAACAGCAGAACATTACATTACCTAATGAACAATATTGGGCTAAAGAGAATTATGATCAACGTCAAAAAAATACACCTTGGTTAACAGATGATTTATTGTTCGAAAGAGGATTATTATTTATTAAAGCGTTAAATATACATAAAATCTTTAATGCAATTAATCATAAGCCGCTTAAATCTATGTTAAGTATATTAGTGAATCGAAAATCAGTAGATATGAATATTAAAGAAAACTTACATCTACTTGATCATATGTGGCAAACGATTCATCTAATTACGCCGGTTACAAGTACTACCTTTGCCAGCCTCGGTTCAATGTTTAAAGGAATAGGAAAGGATAGTATTGGTTATTTATTTATAGATGAAGCAGGCCAGGCTAGTCCACAACAAGCTGTTGGTGCGATATGGAGAGCAAATCGTGTAGTAGCTGTTGGAGATCCGATCCAAATTGAGCCGGTAGTAACTACAGACCAAACAATATTGTCTGATATTAGAAAACAATTCGATGTAGATGAAAAGTTTGTTGGATTATCAGCTTCTGTTCAGGTTTTAGCTGACCATGCAAACTCATATGGAATGTATAAAGAGAAAGAATGGATTGGCACGCCACTGTGGGTACATAGAAGATGTATGAATCTAATGTTTAATATCGCTAATAAGATAGCCTATAACTCCAAAATGGTGAACGCTGAAGATGGGGCCGGTAAAGGTGACTGGTTTGATATCAAAGGAAAAACGAAAAAAGATCAATATGTAGCTGAGCAAGGAGAATATGTGGCGAAAAAAATGGTAGAATATTGGGGGAAATCATCAGCCGGAAAACTTCCAAATGTTTATATTATCACGCCATTTTCGGCTGTGAAAAACGAAACAATGAAAATAGTTAAAAAGAGTTTGATAGGGGCCGGATTTAATAAAAAGACAGTGGAAGATTGGGTGAAAAAGTCAATTGGTACCGTGCATACTTTCCAGGGCAAAGAAGCGAATATCGTATACTTTATTTGTGGAACAGATGATCAATCCGATGGTGCCGCCCAATGGTCTTGTTCAAAGCCCAATTTGATCAATGTTGCTGTAACAAGAGCAAAAAAGGAGTTCTATATTGTTGGTGACAGAAAAAGATTTAAGGAAAAGGATTATTATGGAACCATTGATAGTGAGCTTTTGAAACTCTAA
- a CDS encoding aldo/keto reductase, protein MKYNQIKNTDLNVSNIVMGNMRLPQLSVSEIERLIRSAMEEGINFFDHADIYGGGQCEELFAEAIQMNASIRDKMILQSKCGINSKGNYFDFSKEHILSSVDGILKRLNTEYLDILLLHRPDPLMEPEEVAEAFDELHNSGKVRYFGVSNQNPAQIELLQKYNSHKLVVNQLQLSIAHTPIIDSGIALNMNIDQSINRDSSILEYCRLNDITIQAWSPYQNGFFKGPFLGDVENFPELNEVIDSIADKYEVTNTAIATAWITRHPANIQVVLGTTNAQRLKDACKGSEIALTREEWYQIYKAAGNIVP, encoded by the coding sequence ATGAAATATAATCAAATTAAAAACACTGATTTAAACGTGTCTAATATTGTCATGGGGAATATGCGGTTACCACAGCTTTCAGTATCTGAAATTGAACGTTTAATTCGCTCGGCGATGGAAGAGGGCATTAACTTCTTTGATCATGCTGATATTTATGGTGGCGGACAGTGTGAAGAGTTATTTGCTGAGGCCATTCAAATGAATGCGAGTATCAGAGATAAAATGATTTTGCAAAGTAAATGTGGGATTAATAGTAAAGGAAACTATTTTGATTTCTCAAAAGAACATATTCTTTCATCTGTCGATGGAATTTTAAAGCGCTTAAATACAGAATATCTGGATATTTTACTACTCCATCGTCCAGATCCATTAATGGAACCTGAAGAAGTCGCAGAGGCATTTGATGAATTACATAACAGTGGAAAAGTAAGGTATTTTGGGGTATCGAACCAGAATCCGGCTCAGATTGAACTACTACAAAAGTATAATTCACATAAATTAGTAGTTAACCAGTTACAGTTAAGCATTGCACACACACCAATAATTGACTCAGGTATTGCCTTGAATATGAATATTGACCAATCTATTAACCGAGACAGTAGCATTTTGGAATATTGCCGTCTGAATGATATTACTATTCAAGCATGGTCACCATACCAAAATGGTTTCTTCAAAGGCCCGTTCCTTGGTGATGTCGAGAACTTCCCTGAGTTGAATGAAGTGATTGATAGTATTGCTGATAAATATGAAGTGACGAACACAGCAATCGCTACTGCATGGATTACTCGCCATCCTGCCAATATCCAAGTCGTGCTTGGAACAACGAATGCACAGCGATTGAAAGATGCTTGTAAGGGATCTGAAATCGCTTTGACGAGAGAAGAATGGTATCAAATTTATAAAGCTGCAGGGAATATCGTACCGTAA
- a CDS encoding xylulokinase → MQCVAAFDLGTTAIKGCLLTREGQNIAEHTINLNTNFGENGELEQNPEEWWKVIQIITNKWFNDQGIRAEDIQAISFSGQMEDVIIINDNQVTTRAILYSDTRASAEAEIIREQLPELEKITGNKIAASTPFAKLLWMQKNDLEFGKQQRSVVFSAKDYILYKLTGAIVSDYITSATTGLMNLKTRQWEPDLLQTVGIHHINLPQLTAPDKSIGNVSAYASQLTGFVEGTPVLCGSGDAGASTIGAGAINEGDCYLYLGTTGWVAVPTADPTIKPSGIFTLAHMVPNLNIAIAPLLNVGNVHRWAMHSFLAQENYDLYEACVMETEPGANGLLCLPYMYGERSPVIDNEAKGAFWGIGPSTRTPDFLRAVLEGISLSLRQIMEMLMNEENGNITLIGGGAQSKVWCQILADVTQKEVRVPGNTELLPAYGAASSAFLHLGWVKSYSEFVHTFILSNQADRYIPNKETEDTYDHAYERYLKLYPLMKNIYS, encoded by the coding sequence ATGCAGTGTGTCGCTGCTTTTGATTTGGGGACGACCGCAATTAAAGGATGTCTGCTAACGCGAGAAGGACAAAATATTGCAGAGCATACTATTAATCTTAATACGAATTTTGGAGAAAATGGTGAATTAGAACAAAACCCCGAGGAATGGTGGAAAGTAATCCAGATAATAACGAATAAGTGGTTTAATGATCAAGGAATTCGGGCGGAAGATATCCAAGCCATTTCTTTTAGTGGACAAATGGAAGATGTAATAATCATTAATGATAATCAAGTAACGACACGCGCAATTCTGTACTCGGATACTCGTGCTTCTGCCGAAGCAGAGATTATTCGTGAACAATTGCCTGAACTGGAAAAGATAACGGGAAATAAAATTGCAGCATCAACCCCATTTGCAAAATTACTTTGGATGCAGAAAAATGACCTAGAGTTTGGGAAGCAGCAACGGTCTGTGGTTTTTAGTGCTAAAGATTATATTCTCTATAAACTTACAGGAGCAATTGTATCGGATTACATTACAAGTGCCACTACTGGACTAATGAATCTGAAAACACGCCAGTGGGAGCCCGATCTTTTGCAAACGGTTGGTATTCATCATATAAACCTACCGCAATTAACCGCACCGGATAAATCTATCGGGAATGTTTCAGCTTATGCATCACAGCTAACAGGGTTTGTTGAAGGTACGCCAGTCCTTTGCGGATCTGGGGATGCGGGTGCTAGTACGATTGGGGCAGGTGCCATTAACGAAGGAGACTGTTATTTGTATTTGGGGACAACTGGTTGGGTGGCTGTTCCTACAGCTGATCCAACTATAAAACCTTCAGGTATCTTTACATTGGCACATATGGTCCCTAATCTTAATATCGCTATTGCACCATTACTTAACGTCGGGAATGTTCATCGCTGGGCAATGCACTCTTTTTTGGCCCAAGAAAACTATGACTTGTATGAGGCATGTGTCATGGAAACTGAGCCAGGTGCAAATGGTCTGCTCTGTTTGCCATATATGTATGGCGAGCGTAGTCCAGTTATAGATAATGAAGCAAAAGGAGCTTTCTGGGGGATTGGACCGAGCACAAGAACACCAGATTTCCTTAGGGCGGTTTTAGAAGGTATCAGCCTATCACTTCGTCAAATCATGGAAATGCTAATGAATGAGGAAAATGGAAACATTACACTCATTGGCGGAGGCGCACAAAGCAAAGTATGGTGCCAAATACTGGCAGATGTTACACAAAAAGAGGTAAGGGTTCCTGGAAATACGGAACTTTTACCGGCATATGGTGCTGCATCATCTGCTTTTCTCCATTTAGGATGGGTAAAGTCATATTCTGAGTTTGTTCATACATTCATATTAAGTAATCAAGCAGATAGATATATTCCTAATAAGGAAACAGAAGATACATACGATCATGCATATGAACGCTATTTAAAGCTTTATCCACTAATGAAAAATATTTATAGTTAA
- the trpA gene encoding tryptophan synthase subunit alpha, with product MIAEHQKIIHQVKSKKVPFLTGYFVGGDPTPNETVQYIKEAVKSGIDAVEIGIPSPNPFMEGDVIKRCHARTYPHFREVEQIRAFLKTLRNEVPAPIWIMGYYTDIIASGLYNKLVGDNLIDGLIIPDLPLQEMFQLRQKLQKQNVSVIPVINNTMSNGDLKLAIAEADIIYCQLYQGKTGSATPDFSGLPLFYNKIRTLTDAVLMGGFGVKNLQLAKEVIESGFEGVVVGSEIVRIIEDQNMQHLSEFIKELAKVKILHEEE from the coding sequence ATGATTGCAGAACATCAGAAGATTATACATCAAGTGAAGTCTAAGAAAGTACCATTTTTGACAGGATACTTCGTTGGAGGAGATCCGACGCCAAATGAAACGGTCCAATACATTAAAGAGGCAGTAAAATCAGGTATCGATGCTGTCGAAATTGGCATCCCAAGCCCGAATCCATTTATGGAAGGGGATGTCATCAAACGTTGTCATGCAAGGACGTATCCTCATTTTCGTGAGGTTGAGCAGATAAGGGCTTTTCTGAAAACATTGAGAAATGAAGTACCTGCTCCGATATGGATCATGGGTTATTATACTGATATTATCGCTTCAGGTCTTTACAATAAGTTGGTAGGAGATAATTTGATCGATGGACTAATTATTCCAGATCTTCCATTGCAGGAAATGTTTCAACTTCGTCAAAAGTTACAAAAACAAAATGTATCTGTTATTCCTGTTATTAACAATACAATGTCGAATGGAGATCTTAAATTGGCTATTGCAGAGGCTGATATTATTTATTGCCAGCTATATCAAGGGAAAACTGGATCTGCAACACCTGATTTTAGTGGACTCCCACTTTTTTATAATAAAATTCGTACCTTGACTGATGCGGTATTAATGGGCGGGTTTGGTGTTAAAAACCTCCAGTTAGCAAAAGAAGTAATTGAAAGCGGGTTTGAAGGTGTTGTAGTCGGAAGCGAAATCGTCCGGATCATTGAAGATCAAAATATGCAACATCTTTCAGAGTTCATCAAGGAGTTGGCAAAAGTAAAAATATTGCACGAGGAGGAATAG
- a CDS encoding ABC transporter permease, translated as MNIQTEKTNHSFSYKSLISAYGTIIAGILIVIIFSIMSPSSFATFDNMINITRQISFLVIIAIGATLVMSVTEFDLSIGSMASLGGVISAKLATEGVPIILCLLIPVVVGFVVGLINGGIITRFNVLSFVTTLAMGTIIGGFTFWLTGGATIFENIPDGFKYIGQTSIAKIPLLSIIMIIIVIIFWFIMSQMAVGRRFYAIGGNMRASQVSGIPIKKYKTLAFALCGMLAALTGALLASRLGSAHPTGGNGFFLNAYAAVFLGMTVMKSGVPNIVGTLFGAAILGIMANGLTILEIPTFMQDVITGIIIIFALIIQKLGREQA; from the coding sequence ATGAATATACAAACTGAAAAAACTAATCATTCATTTTCTTATAAAAGTTTAATTAGTGCTTATGGAACAATTATAGCGGGAATCCTCATCGTGATTATATTTAGCATAATGAGCCCATCATCCTTTGCTACTTTTGATAATATGATCAATATCACAAGGCAAATTTCATTTCTTGTGATCATTGCAATTGGTGCAACTTTGGTCATGTCAGTAACCGAGTTTGATCTATCCATTGGTTCTATGGCGAGCTTGGGTGGAGTTATTTCCGCAAAGCTTGCAACAGAAGGTGTACCAATTATTTTATGTCTATTAATTCCTGTTGTCGTCGGTTTCGTCGTCGGTTTAATCAATGGTGGAATTATTACAAGATTTAATGTGTTATCGTTTGTCACTACACTTGCAATGGGAACGATTATCGGTGGTTTCACGTTTTGGTTAACAGGTGGAGCTACGATTTTTGAAAATATTCCTGATGGATTTAAATATATTGGACAAACGAGCATTGCAAAGATCCCGCTTTTATCGATTATTATGATTATTATTGTTATTATTTTTTGGTTTATCATGTCCCAGATGGCAGTAGGAAGGCGCTTTTATGCAATCGGAGGAAATATGCGCGCTTCACAAGTATCAGGTATTCCAATTAAGAAATATAAAACACTTGCTTTTGCATTATGTGGAATGCTTGCCGCATTGACGGGTGCTTTACTAGCATCCAGATTAGGATCTGCACATCCTACAGGTGGGAATGGTTTCTTCCTTAATGCATATGCAGCTGTATTTCTAGGCATGACTGTTATGAAAAGTGGTGTCCCGAACATAGTTGGTACACTGTTTGGAGCTGCGATTCTCGGTATTATGGCGAATGGTTTAACAATCCTTGAGATACCTACATTTATGCAAGATGTAATTACAGGAATCATTATTATTTTCGCTTTGATCATTCAGAAGTTAGGTCGTGAACAAGCATGA
- a CDS encoding sugar ABC transporter ATP-binding protein, translated as MTLLQIENLTKSFGVNTALDGITLTIEPGEVHALVGENGAGKSTLIKVLTGVYEPTDGRLIWNGQEVQVNSPKEAQQLGINVIHQDRQLIPYFTGIENLYLSIPYPNKAFGLGIDWNKMMNEAKELLERWGMNFPLKVPASNMTPSERTMLEIARAMMHDSKLLILDEPTASLTDKESELLFTFIERLRDEGVAIIYISHRLEEVIRLSNRVSVLMGGKWMKTLEREDLSIEKLVHYMTDGQAKAASDITHHASTGETVLKIENLSTVDQTVKSANFELKAGEILGVYGLAGAGRTETMEAIYGLRKMKDGTIFFQQQKVENPTPGNSIQSGMVLIPENRHDDALIMQNTITENMTLPIINQFTRNGVLQKKDEQKRVNQEMKRFQVKAVDSKQTIAELSGGNQQKVVFAKALLSNPDIYICDEPTQAVDIMTRNDIHNFLREQAIEGKGVLYVSSDLHEILEISDRIIVFSEGKTVADLPNINLQPNDILDICYSFQKEVAQL; from the coding sequence ATGACATTACTTCAAATTGAAAATCTTACAAAAAGCTTCGGTGTTAATACAGCATTAGATGGAATTACGCTAACGATTGAACCAGGCGAGGTACATGCACTCGTAGGCGAAAATGGTGCGGGTAAGTCGACACTTATTAAAGTATTGACCGGCGTGTACGAGCCAACAGATGGAAGATTGATTTGGAATGGGCAGGAAGTCCAAGTGAACAGCCCAAAAGAAGCACAACAATTAGGGATTAATGTCATTCACCAAGATCGCCAGCTGATTCCCTATTTCACAGGAATTGAAAATTTATATTTGAGTATACCCTATCCAAATAAAGCTTTTGGATTGGGTATCGATTGGAATAAAATGATGAACGAAGCAAAGGAATTACTTGAAAGATGGGGAATGAACTTTCCCCTTAAAGTTCCTGCTTCAAACATGACTCCGTCTGAGCGGACAATGCTAGAAATTGCCCGAGCAATGATGCATGATTCGAAGCTACTTATTCTTGACGAGCCAACTGCCTCTTTAACAGATAAGGAATCAGAGCTATTGTTTACATTTATCGAACGTTTGCGAGATGAAGGTGTCGCAATTATATATATATCCCATCGGTTGGAAGAGGTTATTCGTTTATCTAATCGAGTATCAGTGCTTATGGGAGGAAAATGGATGAAGACGCTCGAGCGTGAGGATTTGTCAATTGAAAAACTTGTCCATTACATGACTGACGGTCAGGCAAAGGCGGCTTCAGATATTACGCATCATGCATCAACAGGAGAAACAGTCCTTAAAATTGAGAATTTGAGTACTGTTGATCAAACGGTGAAAAGTGCAAACTTTGAATTGAAGGCAGGAGAAATCCTCGGGGTGTATGGCCTAGCGGGAGCGGGTAGAACTGAAACAATGGAAGCCATCTATGGGCTTCGGAAAATGAAAGATGGCACCATCTTTTTCCAACAACAAAAGGTGGAGAATCCGACTCCGGGTAACTCGATACAGAGTGGAATGGTTCTGATTCCTGAAAATCGACATGATGATGCCCTTATTATGCAAAATACAATTACAGAAAATATGACATTACCAATTATTAACCAGTTTACGAGAAATGGTGTATTGCAAAAAAAAGATGAGCAAAAGCGTGTAAATCAAGAAATGAAACGATTTCAAGTGAAAGCAGTAGATTCAAAACAGACGATCGCTGAACTAAGTGGTGGAAATCAACAGAAGGTTGTTTTTGCCAAGGCATTACTGTCGAACCCTGATATTTATATTTGTGATGAACCAACTCAAGCGGTCGACATTATGACACGTAACGATATCCATAATTTTCTACGTGAACAGGCTATAGAGGGTAAAGGGGTTCTATATGTTTCCTCAGATTTGCATGAGATTTTGGAGATAAGTGATCGAATCATTGTCTTCAGTGAAGGGAAAACCGTTGCAGACTTACCGAATATAAACTTACAGCCCAACGATATATTGGATATTTGCTACAGTTTTCAAAAGGAGGTAGCTCAGCTATGA
- a CDS encoding sugar ABC transporter substrate-binding protein, with translation MKKLVTIFSLIMLLLVISACGKTEKESGVEKEVKESKKIAILTPFLSSVTTKQMVDELEILSKDKGWTSNIIDTNGDVGALASRMEDVISSQVDAIVIVSTDPNQVKSQIQMAKDKGIPVFGSDASFIEGMKMNATSDNSEMSKMITEHLIEQIGEEGNIIVLSHRPHPGVLERTEVLDEILRSHPGINVITEQEIKVPGPIESARQHMENLLLANKGENAITAVWAGWDEPAIGAAQAITAAGRENIIVTGIDGNSQAIEMIEEGSPIKATVKQNFVGMAALVIGQIDKVFSGGDVDSTEMYAPAELIEGK, from the coding sequence ATGAAAAAATTAGTAACGATATTTAGTTTAATCATGCTTTTACTCGTCATAAGTGCTTGTGGAAAGACGGAAAAAGAAAGTGGAGTAGAAAAAGAAGTGAAAGAAAGTAAGAAGATCGCTATTCTAACACCATTTTTATCATCTGTAACAACAAAACAAATGGTTGATGAATTGGAGATCCTTTCTAAAGATAAGGGTTGGACATCAAATATTATTGATACGAATGGTGATGTAGGAGCATTAGCTTCCCGCATGGAGGATGTTATTTCTTCACAGGTGGACGCTATTGTTATTGTCAGCACAGATCCGAATCAAGTAAAGTCTCAGATACAAATGGCAAAGGATAAAGGTATCCCTGTTTTCGGAAGTGATGCAAGCTTTATTGAAGGAATGAAAATGAACGCGACAAGCGATAATTCAGAGATGTCTAAAATGATTACTGAACACTTAATTGAACAGATTGGGGAAGAAGGGAATATAATCGTATTGTCACATCGCCCTCACCCTGGAGTATTGGAACGAACGGAAGTATTGGATGAAATCTTAAGAAGCCATCCCGGGATCAATGTGATTACTGAACAAGAAATCAAAGTTCCAGGTCCGATTGAAAGTGCACGTCAGCATATGGAAAACCTTTTGCTTGCAAATAAGGGAGAGAACGCAATTACAGCAGTTTGGGCAGGATGGGACGAGCCGGCGATTGGTGCTGCTCAAGCCATTACAGCTGCTGGGAGAGAAAACATCATTGTTACAGGTATTGATGGAAATAGCCAGGCCATTGAAATGATTGAAGAGGGATCTCCTATTAAGGCGACTGTAAAACAAAACTTTGTAGGAATGGCAGCCCTTGTAATCGGGCAAATAGACAAGGTGTTTAGTGGAGGAGACGTAGATAGTACTGAAATGTATGCTCCGGCAGAATTAATCGAAGGAAAGTAA